From a single Pseudomonas serboccidentalis genomic region:
- the xylB gene encoding xylulokinase, which translates to MTTRQLFLGIDCGTQGTKAIILDAASGQVLGQGAAPHTMISGANGRREQDTRQWLDAFALATRRALLDAHVDGQAILGIGVSGQQHGLVLLDEQGQVLRPAKLWCDTETADENDRLLKHLGGEKGSLERLGVVIAPGYTVSKLLWTKEQHPALFSRIARILLPHDYLNFWLTGRACSEYGDASGTGYFNVRSRQWDLQLLRDIDTTGRLQAALPELIDAHQAVGTLLPAIAEQLGLNPAARVSSGGGDNMMGAIGTGNIQPGAITMSLGSSGTVYAYADAPKVSPDASVATFCSSSGGWLPLICTMNLTNATGAIRELFDLDLEQFNALVAQSPIGAEGVSMLPFLNGERVPALPHATGSLHGLTLSNLTQANLCRAVVEGTTFGLRYGLDLLRHNGLQSRSICLIGGGSKSAVWRQIVADIMNTPVICTEQSEAAALGAAIQAAWCTSWSNGHENTLADLCQRCVKLDLSSETLPVAANVAAFEQVYERYQQHVATL; encoded by the coding sequence GTGACAACCCGACAACTCTTCCTCGGCATCGACTGCGGCACCCAAGGCACCAAGGCGATCATCCTCGATGCCGCCAGCGGTCAGGTGCTCGGCCAGGGGGCCGCCCCGCACACGATGATCAGCGGCGCCAACGGCCGGCGTGAGCAGGACACCCGACAGTGGCTGGACGCCTTCGCCCTCGCCACTCGGCGTGCCTTGCTCGACGCCCATGTCGACGGTCAGGCGATCCTCGGCATCGGCGTCTCCGGCCAGCAACACGGTTTGGTTTTGCTCGACGAGCAGGGTCAGGTGCTGCGTCCGGCCAAGCTGTGGTGCGACACCGAGACCGCTGACGAAAACGACCGTTTGCTCAAACACCTGGGCGGCGAAAAAGGTTCGCTGGAGCGCCTCGGGGTGGTCATCGCGCCGGGCTACACCGTGTCGAAACTGCTGTGGACCAAAGAACAACATCCGGCGCTGTTCTCGCGCATCGCGCGCATCCTGCTGCCCCACGACTACCTGAACTTCTGGCTCACTGGCCGTGCCTGCAGCGAGTATGGCGACGCCTCCGGCACCGGCTATTTCAACGTGCGCAGCCGTCAGTGGGATTTGCAGCTGCTGCGCGACATCGACACCACAGGACGACTGCAAGCGGCGTTGCCGGAGCTGATCGACGCACACCAGGCGGTCGGCACGCTCCTGCCGGCGATCGCCGAACAGTTGGGCCTCAACCCGGCTGCGCGGGTCTCCAGCGGCGGTGGCGACAACATGATGGGCGCCATCGGCACTGGCAATATTCAGCCCGGCGCGATCACCATGAGCCTCGGCTCCTCCGGCACGGTGTACGCCTACGCCGACGCGCCGAAGGTCAGTCCGGATGCCTCGGTCGCGACGTTCTGTTCGTCCAGCGGTGGCTGGCTGCCGCTGATCTGCACCATGAACCTGACCAACGCCACTGGCGCGATCCGCGAACTGTTCGACCTCGACCTCGAACAGTTCAACGCCCTCGTCGCCCAGTCACCCATCGGCGCCGAGGGTGTGAGCATGCTGCCGTTTCTCAATGGCGAGCGCGTCCCCGCCCTGCCCCATGCCACCGGCAGCCTGCACGGCCTGACCCTGAGCAACCTGACCCAGGCCAATCTGTGTCGCGCCGTGGTCGAAGGCACCACGTTCGGTTTGCGTTATGGACTGGATCTGTTGCGCCACAATGGTTTACAAAGCCGCAGCATTTGTCTGATCGGCGGCGGCTCGAAAAGTGCGGTATGGCGGCAGATCGTCGCCGACATCATGAACACCCCGGTGATCTGCACCGAGCAAAGCGAAGCCGCAGCCCTTGGCGCAGCGATTCAGGCAGCGTGGTGCACGTCATGGTCGAACGGCCACGAAAACACCCTGGCCGACCTCTGTCAGCGCTGCGTGAAGCTCGACCTGAGCAGTGAAACCCTGCCGGTGGCCGCCAATGTCGCGGCGTTCGAGCAGGTCTATGAACGCTATCAACAGCATGTCGCAACCCTATAA
- a CDS encoding carbohydrate kinase family protein, with protein MYLVCGEALFDFFSEDDASGLASKVNFKAIAGGSPFNVAVGLRRLGVESALFAGLSTDYLGRRLQQVLHEEGVRPDYLVDFAAPTTLAMVAVGANGSPHYSFRGEGCADRQLSVAHLPALGAQVRGLHIGSFSLVVQPIADTLLTLVQRESGKRLITLDPNVRLNPEPNIDLWRERVATLVQLADMIKVSDEDLSLLYPEQDPQRVIDGWLQHRCQVVFLTRGGEGATAFSRTHGSWSVPACSVKIADTVGAGDTFQAALITWLTEQELDSVEGVQQLSREQIDAMLRFAVQAAALTCSKTGPDLPYRHQLA; from the coding sequence ATGTATTTGGTGTGTGGCGAAGCCCTGTTCGATTTCTTCAGCGAAGACGATGCCAGCGGTCTGGCCTCGAAAGTGAATTTCAAAGCGATTGCCGGCGGTTCGCCGTTCAACGTCGCGGTCGGCTTGCGCCGTTTGGGTGTGGAATCGGCGCTGTTTGCCGGGCTGTCCACGGACTACCTGGGCCGGCGTTTGCAGCAAGTGCTGCACGAAGAAGGCGTGCGCCCGGACTATCTGGTGGACTTCGCCGCGCCGACCACCCTGGCGATGGTCGCGGTCGGCGCCAATGGCTCGCCGCATTACAGTTTTCGCGGTGAAGGCTGCGCCGATCGCCAGTTGAGCGTTGCGCATCTGCCGGCGCTGGGTGCGCAAGTCCGTGGCCTGCACATCGGCTCGTTCTCGCTGGTGGTGCAGCCGATTGCCGACACCCTGCTGACGCTGGTGCAGCGCGAAAGCGGCAAACGCCTGATCACCCTCGACCCCAACGTGCGTCTCAACCCCGAGCCGAACATCGACCTGTGGCGCGAACGCGTGGCGACCCTGGTGCAACTGGCCGACATGATCAAGGTCAGCGACGAAGACCTGAGCCTGCTGTACCCTGAGCAGGACCCACAGCGCGTCATCGACGGCTGGCTGCAGCATCGCTGTCAGGTGGTGTTCCTGACCCGTGGCGGTGAAGGCGCGACCGCGTTCAGTCGTACGCATGGTTCGTGGTCGGTGCCGGCCTGTTCAGTGAAGATCGCCGATACCGTTGGCGCTGGCGATACCTTTCAGGCCGCGCTGATCACCTGGCTGACCGAACAGGAACTGGACTCGGTGGAGGGTGTGCAACAACTCAGCCGCGAGCAGATCGACGCGATGCTCAGGTTTGCCGTACAGGCGGCCGCCCTTACGTGCAGCAAGACCGGTCCGGATTTACCCTATCGTCACCAGTTGGCCTGA
- a CDS encoding OprD family porin has product MRPPFPLITPRQSFGFGAVVLCAGFAAQVQASGFLEDTTAKIESRTVYFNRDFRDGHTSNDQGASKREESAQGFILNLQSGYTEGTVGFGIDALGMLGFQLDSSPDRSNSGLLPSSGENPRGSKGQYAKMGLTAKVKVSDTVLKYGALLPDLPLLKYNDGRLLPTMFNGAMLTSKEVKDLTFMAARLDKYTARDSTDSQDIRVHCKNKRYACNTTADHFDMYGFDYKINDRLTAQYHYAELEDIYRQHFIGLLGNQPLGDGVLKADLRVIKSADSGAQRAGSIDNRALSGMLSYGISGHTFSAGWQRMNGDNSMPYLDGSNPYLVNYVQVNDFAAAQERSWQLRYDYDFKAIGINGLSFLTRYVNGDHIKVPGSDQEGKEWERDSELKYVIQTGTFKDVSLRLRNATYRTNYEKFARDVDETRLIVSYNFSVL; this is encoded by the coding sequence CCCCATTTCCCCTCATCACCCCACGCCAGTCGTTTGGCTTCGGAGCCGTTGTGCTGTGCGCCGGTTTTGCCGCACAGGTTCAAGCCAGCGGTTTTCTCGAAGACACCACGGCGAAAATCGAATCGCGCACGGTGTATTTCAACCGCGATTTCCGTGATGGGCACACCTCCAACGACCAGGGCGCTTCCAAGCGTGAAGAGTCGGCGCAGGGCTTCATTCTCAATCTGCAATCGGGCTACACCGAGGGCACGGTCGGCTTCGGTATCGATGCGCTGGGCATGCTCGGTTTTCAGCTCGATTCCAGCCCTGATCGCAGCAACAGCGGCTTGCTGCCGTCCAGTGGCGAGAACCCGCGGGGCTCGAAGGGCCAGTACGCGAAAATGGGCCTGACCGCCAAGGTCAAGGTCTCGGACACGGTGTTGAAGTACGGTGCGCTGCTGCCGGATCTGCCGCTGCTCAAGTACAACGACGGTCGTCTGCTGCCGACCATGTTCAACGGTGCCATGCTGACCTCCAAAGAGGTCAAGGATCTGACCTTCATGGCCGCGCGTCTGGACAAGTACACCGCGCGCGATTCCACCGATTCGCAAGACATCCGCGTGCACTGCAAGAACAAGCGCTACGCCTGTAACACCACCGCCGATCATTTCGACATGTACGGCTTCGACTACAAGATCAACGATCGCCTGACCGCGCAGTATCACTACGCGGAACTGGAAGACATCTACCGCCAGCACTTCATCGGTTTGCTGGGCAATCAGCCGTTGGGCGACGGCGTGTTGAAGGCTGATCTGCGCGTGATCAAGAGTGCCGACAGCGGCGCGCAGCGTGCCGGTTCCATCGACAACCGCGCGTTGAGCGGCATGCTCTCGTACGGCATCAGCGGCCACACTTTCAGCGCCGGCTGGCAGCGTATGAACGGCGACAACTCGATGCCGTACCTCGATGGCAGCAATCCGTATCTGGTCAACTACGTGCAGGTCAACGACTTCGCGGCGGCGCAGGAGCGTTCCTGGCAGCTGCGTTACGACTATGACTTCAAGGCCATCGGCATCAACGGCCTGAGCTTCCTGACCCGTTATGTGAACGGTGACCACATCAAGGTCCCGGGCAGCGATCAGGAAGGCAAAGAGTGGGAACGCGACAGCGAGCTGAAGTACGTGATCCAGACGGGCACATTCAAGGATGTGAGCCTGCGTCTGCGCAATGCGACTTACCGCACCAACTATGAAAAGTTTGCGCGGGATGTGGATGAGACCCGGTTGATTGTGAGTTACAACTTTTCGGTGTTGTAA